One segment of Clostridium ljungdahlii DSM 13528 DNA contains the following:
- a CDS encoding phage portal protein → MINDVRETLLQLPPIEKRERRKVLRDYLFYKGKCINKELAKADKVFLGQSWENNDNVDYEPTQDIRNKAKPLLKKQARFMFGVEPTITIKADNANDADSCEDLRKFINDILEDNKFWKNTRKAFLMSTIKKRILLRLEVNPGAPISIKYENIEDFSYKEKNGDLLQVSFFQEDDRNVFQQDDTKKIYYIHTYFYDRENENLPVQAYYKKQTYSGNDLSSPTEEITQSTGFDTIPCWLIKNGGELNDDFGESDLEDLKGPQTLYNKKNSDYADALRFQMFGAEAVIDGNQDDVSKLTIAPNALHAVRTEDNANENGKQAVVQRLEYSMGNAEAANSYLDRIDKDMRDILDMPNVKDLSNIPSAKAMKYMYNDLIARCEEKWNDWEPVFKSLISFIIQSAKYSYNTFKDEWLGISYTVLFKHNYPIPEDTDDKKKLAMDEVAANVKSHKEYIKTYGDVEDADGEYEQIIQEISDITAAENDEMQTIQDGNLDE, encoded by the coding sequence GTGATAAATGATGTAAGGGAAACATTACTGCAATTACCACCTATAGAAAAAAGAGAAAGAAGAAAGGTTCTTAGAGATTACCTTTTCTATAAGGGCAAATGTATAAACAAAGAACTTGCCAAGGCTGATAAAGTGTTCTTAGGTCAAAGCTGGGAAAACAATGATAATGTAGACTATGAGCCAACACAAGATATAAGAAACAAGGCTAAACCACTTTTAAAAAAGCAGGCAAGGTTTATGTTTGGTGTAGAACCTACAATAACAATTAAAGCAGATAATGCAAATGATGCAGATAGTTGTGAAGATTTAAGAAAGTTTATTAATGATATACTTGAGGACAATAAGTTCTGGAAAAATACAAGAAAGGCTTTTCTTATGAGCACTATAAAGAAAAGAATTCTTTTAAGGCTGGAAGTTAATCCAGGAGCTCCAATATCAATTAAGTATGAGAACATAGAAGATTTCTCTTATAAAGAAAAAAATGGTGATCTGCTTCAGGTGAGTTTCTTTCAAGAAGATGATAGGAATGTGTTCCAGCAGGATGATACTAAAAAGATTTATTATATTCATACTTATTTCTATGATAGAGAGAATGAGAATTTACCAGTTCAAGCATATTATAAAAAGCAAACTTATTCTGGAAATGATTTAAGCAGTCCTACTGAAGAAATTACTCAAAGTACAGGTTTTGATACTATTCCATGCTGGCTTATAAAAAATGGTGGAGAACTTAATGATGACTTTGGTGAAAGTGATCTTGAGGATCTAAAAGGACCACAAACTTTATATAATAAAAAGAACTCAGATTATGCAGATGCATTAAGGTTTCAAATGTTTGGTGCAGAGGCTGTTATTGATGGTAATCAAGATGATGTAAGTAAACTAACTATAGCACCTAATGCATTACATGCTGTAAGAACTGAAGATAATGCTAATGAAAATGGTAAACAGGCAGTTGTCCAAAGACTAGAATATAGTATGGGTAATGCTGAAGCAGCAAATAGTTATCTTGACAGAATCGATAAAGACATGAGGGATATTTTAGACATGCCTAATGTCAAGGATTTAAGCAATATCCCAAGTGCAAAAGCTATGAAGTATATGTATAATGACTTAATAGCAAGATGTGAAGAAAAATGGAATGATTGGGAACCAGTTTTTAAGAGCTTGATAAGTTTTATAATTCAATCTGCTAAATATAGTTATAACACCTTTAAAGATGAGTGGTTAGGTATTTCTTATACTGTTTTATTTAAACATAATTATCCTATACCTGAAGATACTGATGATAAAAAGAAACTTGCAATGGATGAAGTTGCAGCAAATGTTAAAAGTCATAAAGAATACATTAAAACTTATGGCGATGTTGAGGATGCAGACGGAGAATATGAACAGATAATTCAAGAAATAAGTGATATTACTGCAGCTGAAAATGATGAAATGCAGACAATTCAGGATGGTAATTTAGATGAATGA
- a CDS encoding NUMOD4 domain-containing protein: MKEIWREIDGYNERYSVSNLGNVRSNDERRIVYCKDGRVMNKLIKGKILAKFENKGSVKGYIAHKVGLSLKGKTKWFLVHRLVAEYFCDNPNAYTEVNHKDGNPFNNIFTNLEWISRKDNVIHAMDNGLMNFEKPVVQLDKNGDVFRIYRNEKQACLHHGIKSNGKVARAINLNRRFHGFYWRWFEGDYHEGDKSSL; the protein is encoded by the coding sequence GTGAAGGAAATATGGAGAGAAATTGATGGCTACAACGAAAGGTATAGTGTTTCAAATTTAGGGAATGTACGAAGCAATGATGAGAGAAGAATAGTATATTGCAAAGACGGAAGAGTAATGAATAAATTAATAAAAGGAAAGATTCTTGCAAAGTTTGAAAATAAGGGGTCTGTAAAAGGATATATTGCTCACAAGGTAGGTTTGTCGTTAAAAGGTAAAACAAAATGGTTCTTAGTCCATAGATTGGTAGCAGAATATTTTTGTGACAATCCAAATGCTTATACTGAAGTAAATCATAAAGACGGCAATCCGTTTAATAATATCTTTACTAATTTAGAATGGATTAGTAGGAAGGACAATGTTATTCATGCAATGGATAATGGGTTGATGAATTTTGAAAAACCTGTTGTTCAGTTAGATAAAAATGGTGATGTATTTAGAATATATAGAAATGAGAAGCAAGCATGTTTACATCATGGTATAAAATCAAATGGTAAAGTAGCAAGAGCTATTAATCTAAATAGAAGATTTCACGGCTTTTATTGGAGGTGGTTTGAAGGTGACTATCATGAAGGAGATAAATCCTCACTTTGA
- a CDS encoding terminase small subunit, with protein sequence MPRQRSPNRDKAFDIYKKHNGAIDLVKIAELLNLSPGTIRGWKNKDKWDSKLKGTFQKNTERSKHKKNTINKEPELEEVTEVLNSELTDKQRLFCIYYPKCFNATKAAIKAGYSKNRASEIGYQLLQKTTVKEEIQRLKQNRLNRAMLSPDDIFQKYMDIAFADITDYIKFGQRKYKVKDKKGKEKTIKYNYTDFNNSDEIDGTVISEVSQGKDGIKIKLQDKMKALDWLSKHMDMATEEQKLKCEKLKIEVNKVKNPDKDKPIKIIIKRKGEE encoded by the coding sequence ATGCCGAGACAGAGAAGTCCTAACAGGGATAAAGCATTCGATATTTATAAGAAACATAACGGTGCTATTGATTTAGTAAAGATTGCAGAGCTTTTAAATCTTTCACCTGGAACTATAAGGGGATGGAAGAATAAAGATAAATGGGACAGCAAATTGAAAGGAACGTTTCAAAAGAATACGGAACGTTCCAAACATAAAAAGAATACTATAAATAAAGAGCCAGAGCTTGAAGAAGTTACTGAGGTATTAAACTCGGAACTTACCGATAAGCAAAGGCTCTTTTGTATTTATTACCCTAAATGTTTCAATGCAACTAAGGCTGCTATTAAGGCTGGGTATTCAAAAAATAGAGCCTCAGAAATAGGGTACCAACTACTACAGAAAACTACAGTTAAAGAAGAAATTCAGAGGCTAAAGCAAAATAGGTTAAATAGAGCAATGTTAAGTCCAGACGATATCTTTCAAAAGTATATGGATATAGCATTTGCAGACATAACAGACTATATAAAATTTGGACAAAGAAAATATAAAGTCAAAGATAAAAAGGGTAAGGAAAAGACAATTAAGTACAATTATACTGACTTTAATAATTCTGATGAAATAGATGGTACTGTCATTTCAGAAGTATCACAAGGTAAGGATGGTATTAAAATTAAGCTTCAGGATAAGATGAAAGCCCTTGATTGGTTGTCTAAGCACATGGATATGGCTACAGAGGAGCAAAAGTTAAAGTGCGAAAAACTTAAAATTGAGGTTAATAAAGTTAAAAACCCTGACAAAGATAAACCGATAAAAATAATAATAAAACGAAAGGGTGAGGAATAA
- a CDS encoding KTSC domain-containing protein produces the protein MQHIPVTSSDLNSVGYDPTSQTLEIQFNSGGVYQYFGVPSNIYEGLMTAPSHGKYFHAYIKNNYSWRKL, from the coding sequence ATGCAACATATTCCTGTAACATCATCTGATTTAAACTCTGTAGGGTATGATCCTACATCTCAAACATTAGAAATACAATTTAATTCTGGTGGAGTATACCAATATTTTGGTGTTCCTTCTAATATTTATGAAGGCCTTATGACTGCACCTTCACATGGTAAGTATTTTCACGCTTATATAAAAAATAATTACTCATGGCGAAAACTATAA
- a CDS encoding BC1881 family protein yields MDLKNVSTKKLVEELKSREGVETTTVEPYVEKAIKANGPAIVFVVID; encoded by the coding sequence ATGGATTTGAAAAATGTATCTACAAAGAAATTAGTTGAAGAATTAAAATCAAGAGAGGGTGTAGAAACTACTACAGTTGAACCTTATGTAGAAAAAGCAATTAAAGCAAATGGTCCAGCTATAGTATTTGTTGTTATTGACTAA
- a CDS encoding type II toxin-antitoxin system HicA family toxin: MKPKQILKLLNDKGWIIKHQGGSHIQLIHPDIPGKVTIPNHNKDLKPGTLNSILKQAGLK; this comes from the coding sequence ATGAAACCAAAACAAATACTTAAACTTCTGAACGATAAAGGATGGATAATAAAACATCAAGGCGGCTCACATATTCAATTAATTCATCCTGATATACCTGGTAAGGTAACAATACCCAATCACAATAAAGACCTTAAACCAGGAACCCTAAACTCAATACTTAAGCAAGCAGGGCTAAAATAA
- a CDS encoding type II toxin-antitoxin system HicB family antitoxin — MDKYIYPALFESSEDGGYCITFPDLPGCITEGDTLTEALTMAKDALELHLYGMEDDGDEIPTPTPPEKIKTHPGSFVVPIEAYMPLIREEMANKAVKKTLTIPSWLNKIAEEKKINFSQILQSALKKQLNIKN; from the coding sequence ATGGACAAATATATTTATCCTGCTTTATTTGAGTCTTCAGAAGATGGTGGCTACTGCATAACATTTCCTGATCTGCCTGGATGCATAACTGAAGGTGATACTTTAACTGAAGCTCTTACAATGGCAAAAGATGCATTAGAACTTCATTTATATGGTATGGAAGATGATGGTGATGAAATTCCAACCCCTACACCGCCGGAGAAAATCAAAACACACCCAGGAAGTTTTGTTGTTCCTATAGAGGCTTATATGCCTTTAATACGTGAAGAAATGGCAAATAAGGCAGTGAAAAAGACTTTAACAATTCCTTCTTGGTTAAATAAAATAGCTGAAGAAAAAAAGATTAACTTTTCTCAAATCTTACAATCTGCATTAAAAAAGCAGCTTAATATTAAAAACTAA
- a CDS encoding cohesin domain-containing protein yields the protein MKKFYKHLGIVFVMAFAVIIGCFSNNVFAADDGVIGTSNLNGTAENNAKLGDVLSNPEKGWKRYDDTNSDISYLGQGWQKYNTPPSYNSTETICRNLNTSIKFNFFGSKLRYIYAAGPQGADNVTVKIDGIVDNTIFTRRDILTYKILLYEKVGLEKKSHTVEIIDNSSTPINYFGLDAIDIDEDGYLIDPSVSQGTVLNIEPEKTKIKKTETVSANLTIDNIKDIAAEDVRIKYDSTKLQFLGADEVDGMKLVKSDGKDGELRFIVASKGSANVVNAKKTLLKLNFKGIAAGDALVDVTKGRVSDGITTEEDLTDEQCGQATITIEDSTLKDVNNSGEFTLLDLAIDGRHYGEAPTSLPQYNTDIVGDGAIDDANLLKIGEYMLANPNYKF from the coding sequence ATGAAAAAGTTTTATAAACACTTAGGTATTGTATTTGTAATGGCTTTTGCTGTTATTATAGGATGCTTTAGTAATAATGTTTTTGCTGCAGATGATGGAGTTATAGGAACTAGTAATTTAAATGGTACTGCTGAAAATAATGCTAAATTGGGTGATGTATTGAGTAATCCTGAGAAGGGGTGGAAAAGATATGACGATACTAATAGTGATATTAGTTATTTAGGACAAGGATGGCAAAAATATAATACACCTCCTAGTTATAATTCAACAGAAACCATATGCAGAAATCTTAATACTAGCATTAAATTTAATTTTTTCGGTTCGAAGTTAAGATATATTTATGCTGCTGGGCCTCAAGGCGCTGATAATGTAACAGTAAAAATAGATGGTATTGTTGATAATACGATTTTTACAAGAAGAGATATACTTACCTATAAAATTTTACTATATGAAAAAGTAGGATTAGAAAAAAAATCACATACTGTTGAAATAATTGATAATTCTTCTACACCAATAAATTATTTTGGACTTGATGCAATAGATATAGATGAAGATGGATATTTAATAGATCCTTCAGTATCACAAGGGACAGTTTTGAATATAGAACCTGAAAAAACCAAAATAAAGAAGACTGAAACTGTATCAGCTAATTTAACTATTGATAATATAAAGGATATAGCCGCAGAAGATGTGAGAATAAAATATGATAGTACTAAATTGCAATTCTTAGGTGCAGATGAAGTAGATGGAATGAAGCTAGTAAAAAGTGATGGCAAAGATGGAGAATTGAGATTTATAGTTGCAAGTAAAGGATCAGCTAATGTAGTCAATGCTAAAAAGACACTACTAAAGTTAAATTTCAAAGGAATAGCTGCAGGAGATGCTTTAGTTGATGTTACAAAAGGTAGGGTTTCAGATGGTATTACTACAGAGGAAGATTTAACAGATGAACAATGTGGACAGGCCACAATAACTATAGAAGATAGTACATTAAAGGATGTAAATAATAGTGGAGAATTTACACTTTTGGATTTAGCCATTGATGGTAGACATTATGGGGAAGCTCCTACGTCACTTCCACAATATAATACAGATATAGTTGGAGATGGCGCTATTGATGATGCTAACTTACTTAAAATAGGAGAATATATGCTTGCAAATCCAAATTACAAATTTTAA
- a CDS encoding Com family DNA-binding transcriptional regulator, which produces MSKIRCKSCGKLLMEAEGNASIEIKCPRCRKINKYFIKERNISHNEFEKMMGSRSYKRVRGALRQK; this is translated from the coding sequence ATGAGTAAGATAAGATGCAAAAGTTGTGGTAAGTTACTTATGGAAGCAGAGGGTAATGCAAGCATAGAAATAAAATGCCCTAGGTGTAGGAAGATAAATAAATATTTCATAAAAGAAAGAAATATAAGTCATAATGAGTTTGAGAAAATGATGGGGAGCAGGAGTTACAAGAGGGTTAGAGGTGCTTTAAGACAGAAGTAA